The Pediococcus inopinatus region GTGGCTAAAAGAGCCGCACGAATGGAAGGACAGTATCGGCATATTAAACCAGAAGAGTCGATCGACCTGACAATTGTAGTTGCGCGTTTGCTTACTGGCTTTGATGCCCAGCGTTTAAACACGCTCTACCTTGATAAACTCATGGAGTATCAAGGGTTGATTCAGGCTTATGCGCGAACTAACCGTGTTTTTGATAACAATAAACCTCAAGGAAATATTGTCGTTTTTCGGAGACCTAAATTGATGGAAGAAAGAACGAAGGATGCTTTTGAAAAGTATGCTGGAGAAGGTTCTTTTAAAAAAGTCTTTCGACCCGAATTTGATCAAATGCAGGAAGAATTTCAAGAAGAAGTCGCCAATTTACGCCGGAAGGTACCTCAGGCAGAAGATGCTAATGACTTACAAGATGAAACACAAGACGATCAAATTGAATTTTTGACCCGTTTTAGAAATTTAGCTAAAAAATTACAATATATTGCTTCGTATTCTGAATTTAATTGGGATCAACAGGCAGAAGAGTATGGGATTACCCAAGAGGAATATGGGTATTATCAAGGTGCTTTTGAAAATATCAAAGCTGTTGTCACTGAACGTCAAGATGAGCAACCAGATGACCCTGAACAACAAGAATTATTAAATTTTGATTTTGATGATGTCGTTATTCATGAACTTGTAATTGATAAAGAATATGTGCTGACTTTAGCAACTAAGGCAATTCAAACTCAGCATGAATTCATGGAAACCAAAACAGAGAAGGATAAACACCGAACAGAAGACGCACAAAAAGAATTAGAAACAGCTTTAGAGAAATATGCAAAATCTGGGCATTCGCTGACTGCTGAACAAATTAAATCTTTTGTAAGTGAAACTGATATAATGCAGGGAGATAAAAATTTTGATGCTATAAGATCTTTCGCAATGCGTCAGGATCGCAAGAAGAAACGAGCAATTCTGGATTTTAGTGATGAATGGGGCCTTGATCCTGATCAACTCACACGTTTGAATACAGAATATGTTGCTAATGGCAAATTTGATCATGAACGCGATTTACGAAAAACAGCTGATATAGCGACAGCTGAAATGAATGGACATGTCTTTAAAAACGTTCTTCAATATAAAACAGCTGCTGCGAATGCATCAAAAGAATTCATTGGAAAAGAATTAGCCAAATACTAGTGAAGAGGGATATTTAACATGAAAGACAGCAGTCAGACTTTAGAACAAGCCCTATGGAATGCCGCCAATGTATTACGTGGGAAAATGGATGCGAATGAATATAAAAACTATTTATTAGGTTTAATTTTCTATCGATTTTTAAGTGATCGGACACTCAATACTGTCATGGCAGAAACTGAAGAGGACGGAGATCCGTTAGAAACTTATAAACGATATTGGAATGACCAACATGATGATATTGTGGATGTTTTATATGATTCTTTAGGCTTTATTATTAAACCAGATGAGCTCTTCGATAGTATTGTGACACGGATTCAAAACCATCAATTTCAAGTTTCTGATTTAAAAAATGCATTATTTAATTTAGAACAATCAGTTAAGGGACACGAGTCAGAGGAAGATTTCGATGGCTTGTTCTCGGATATTGATTTGGATTCGACGCGTCTTGGTAAAAATCCGAGTCAAGTGATGAATGATACAATAATGGCACTTAAAGATATTGATTTTAGTGAGGATCGGGATGTCCTCGGGGATGCCTATGAATATTTGATTAGTGAATTTGCTATGAGTGCGGGCAAAAAAGCTGGTGAATTCTATACACCACGAACTGTTAGTGAAATCATTTCTCAAATTGTTACGATCGGTCATAAAGAAGGTAAAGATCAAATTCGGAGTGTTTATGATCCTGCGTTGGGTTCTGGTTCTCTGTTGTTGACTGTTGCAAGCCAAGTTACTGGTGATCTGCATATTAGTTATCATGGACAAGAATTAAACACCACCACGTTCAACTTGGCACGTATGAATTTAATGTTGCATGGTGTTCATTATGAAGATATCTATGTTCGTAATGGAGATACACTTGATGCTGATTGGCCAACTGTAGAACCTTATCAGTTTGATGCAGTTGTTATGAATCCCCCTTATTCTGCTCATTGGGATAACAATGAAAAACGTTTGAGTGATCCACGTTTTCGGGATTTTGGTGCATTAGCTCCCAAATCTAAAGCAGACTATGCTTTCTTATTGCATGGCTTATATCATTTGAAGCCAACGGGAACGATGGGAATTGTTCTGCCTCATGGAGTACTTTTCCGTGGTGCTAAGGAAGGTAAGATTCGGCAACAATTGATTGATAAAAACATGATTGATGCAGTGATTGGGTTGCCAGCCAATATCTTTTTCTCTACTTCAATTCCAACTTTGATTATGATTTTAAAAAAGAATAAAGATAGCAAAGACATTCTATTTATTGATGCTTCGAATGAATTCTCAAAAGAGAAGAATCAAAACGTTCTTACGCAAAATAATATAGATAAAATTGTGAATACTTATAAAGAACGAAAGAATGTAGATAAGTATGCACACGTGGCTAGCTTAGATGAAATTAGAGAGAACGAATATAACCTAAATATTCCACGTTATGTCGATACGTTTGAGGAAGAACCTCCAGTGGATGTGGCTAAACTGAGTCAAGAAATGCGTGCAACTGATGCAGAAATTAGTCAGCTAACAGATGATATTAGTGGGATGCTTGATGATTTAGTTGGTCAAGACACTGACGCTCAACAGCAGCTTACGAAAATTAAGGAGTTGTTTAAACAATGAGCGAACAAAAACAGCCAAAAGTCCGTTTTTCGGGATTTGATGACGCTTGGGAACAGTGTACGTTAAAAGACGTTTCCGCTCGTATCACGCGAAAAAATTCAAATTTAGAAAGTAATCTGCCTTTAACTATTTCGGCACAAGATGGTTTGGTGGATCAGAACACCTTCTTTGGAAAAACTATCGCAAGTAAAGATACTACAGGATATTTCTTACTTAAGAAAGGAGAATTTGCTTATAACAAAAGCTATTCTAAGGGTTATCCGTTTGGTGCAGTGAAAAGATTAGACAAGTATGACGAGGGTGTTCTTTCTACTCTTTATATTGTTTTTGCTCCTCGACATATTTCCTCAACTTTTCTAGCAGTATATTATGATTCAAAAAGTTGGTATAAAGAAATTTATCGGAATGCTGCAGAGGGAGCAAGAAATCATGGGCTATTGAATATATCCTCGAGTGATTTCTTTGATTCTAAATTGACTATTCCTTCAGATAAAAATGAGCAACGATTCATTGGACGATTTATAAAGACAATAGATAAGCTTATCGCTGCCAATCAACGACAGCTTGAAGAGCTAAAAACTATCAAAAAGCTTGCTATGCAGAAGATTTTTGATCAAGAATGGCGTTTTAATGGGTTCACTGACGCTTGGGAACAGCGTAAGTTGGGTCAAATAGCGAATATTGTAATGGGACAATCACCTAGCTCAATAAATTACACTGATAATCCTAACGATGCAATTCTGGTTCAAGGGAATGCTGACATGAAAAATGGTTTGGTGAATCCAAGGGTTTGGACAACACAAATAACGAAACAGGCAAACTCTGGATCTATAATTTTAAGTGTGCGAGCACCAGTTGGTGAAGTTGGAAAAACCGAATATGATGTAGTTTTAGGACGCGGAGTTGCTGCAATATCAGGTGGCGAGTTTCTTTTCCAATACCTTAAAAAAATGAATATCAAGGGGTATTGGTCAAAATATAGTACGGGATCAACTTTTGAATCTATTAATTCTAATGACATCATAAACGCAAATATATCCGTACCATCAAAAAATGAGCAGCAGTTGGTTGGTAAGTTTTTTTTTAAATTAGATAACCTTATCGCTGCCAATCAAAGTAAGTCTGAACAACTTAAAAAATTAAAAAAATGGTTTATGCAAAATATGTTTATGTGATATTTGGTATGTTTTACAACTTAACGCAGCTGATGAGCGTCAATCTCAATATTGGAGTAACTAAAAACTAGTAAATTTTGCTATAAATCTGTAAGAATAAATTAGGAAATTTAATTTTCCTAATTTTTTTATACGGAGGTGTCGTAATGACACAAGAATTGAAGCTACACAAATATTTTGATCAATGGATGAAACTGTATAAATTAGATGCAGTTAGGCCAGTAACTTATCGGAAGTATGAGATGACTCACCGACAGTTAGTTGGTTTAGTACCTGATCTAAAGATGTCTGAGTTGTCCCGATTGACGTATCAACAATTACTAAATGATTATGCAGAAACACATGAGCGACAAACTGTGATGGATTTTCATCGACATATTAAAAGCGCCTTGATCGATGCCTTGGAAGAAGGACTTTTAGATCGTGATCCTACGCGTAAGGCAATCATAAAAGGGACTCCGCATAGGAAGCATAAAGTAAAGTTTCTTAGCCAACACGAGGTTCAAGATTTGTTAAATGGCTTAGTGTTAGATGAGGGTGTTAATTGGGATTATTTTATTTTACTAATTGCAAAGACAGGATTGCGATTTGCTGAAGCTTTGGCTGTTACACCGAAGGATTTTGATTTTGCACATCAGTATCTGAATATTAGTAAGACATGGGATTACAAGTCCGTAGAATCGGGATTTGCACCCACTAAAAATAAATCCTCAGTTAGAAAAGTTCAGTTGGACTGGCAAACAGTTATTCAATTTTCACAATTAACTAAAAATTTACCGGAAGATGAGCCCGTTTTTGTGCGATCTAAGGTGTATAACGATACGGTTAACCATTATCTTGAAAGACTCTGTAAAAGAGCTAACATTCCGGTTATATCCATTCATGGGCTAAGACATACACATGCGTCATTGTTGCTTTATGCTGGTGTCAGTATTGCATCAGTGGCTAGGCGATTAGGTCATTCTAATATGACTACAACGCAGCAAACTTATTTGCATATTATTCAAGAATTGGAGAATCAAGATAACGACAAGGTAATGAAACATCTAGCCAGCTTAATATAAGAAAAGACTTATAAGTCATGGAGGACCACGTTTCCATGGCTTTTTGGCTCTTTGTCAAATCCTGTTGATAGATGAATTTGGGACACTGTTAGAAGTTATGCAACTTCTAACAGTGTCTTTTTGTTTGGTTTGGTTCTCATTTGTTGTAATTTAACTCTTGAAACTAAGTGGTGATAATTTCGGAAACCGAAGGCAGTTCTTTGAATTTGCTTAATCATTCTATTGATCCCTTCAATTGGACCATTAGAATACTTTGATTCACTGGCATTGAGGACTATTTCAAGATTCTTTTTAAATGTGGTTAAAACATCTTTCATTTGCGAGCTAAGCTTATCGTTGTTATATAAATATTGAACAAGACCATCTTTGTCGTGATTTTTAAGACATATCATAATGCCTTGCATGGCGTTATAAGTATTTAACAGTCTTTCATCAACATCTAGACCTAACTGAACTCTTTCGAGTTGAGTTACTTGTTTCCTAAGGTGTCGATCGAAAAATGTTTTTTTAATCTCAAGCTCATCGAAGTGTTTTAAATAAAGTTTCCAGGAGAATTTAAGCATCCGATATTCCTTGGATTGTTTCTTGTATTCTTTCATAATTTGAACGCGACTTTGGTTAAAAGATCTAGTCATCATCGCAACAATATGAAAACGATCGACAATTATTTTGGCATTTGGAAATACCAATCTGGCGATATCTTGATAGTAACTATTAAGGTCCAGAGAAACTGTCTTTACTTGCTTTCTAGCGGTGCTGTCAAACTTATTAAAGTAATCAATAATAGTTTGTTTAAAGCGATCCGGTAGGATCTGTTGAATTTCATGATCACCATCACCGTTAATACAAAGAAAGTGGAAATCGCCGCCAACACCACGAAATTCATCCATAGATAAGTGCTCAGGTAAAGAATGATAATTTCTCCGAAATAGATCATCATAGTTGTCTAAATAGCGACAAACGGTACTGGGAGAAACACTATTGTCTAAAGCAATACTAGTCTGAGTACGATCATCCTGAAGATGCATGAATATTTTTTGTCTGGTAGCTTTGGAAATATTACAATACTTATTGACGAGGTCTGTTGTTGCCATTACCGAGTTTCCACAATTTTTACAGATTAATCGTTCTTTATGAAGTTCAAGATAGACGGGCTCACTAGCGTTGGCCGACGGATATGAAACGCGTGACACATAGTGTCCGTTATGACTAAAGTTTTCAAAACCACATTGAGGACACCTTGTATAAGTGGCTTTTACATTGGCAACATAGACTTTAGCAGGTTTTGATTTTATGAATTGATGCTTATAACTGAAAAAAATAACATTTGGGTCTTTAATACTGAGTGAAAATTTTATATTATTATCTATAGGGTTCATGGTTTCTCACATCCTTTGATGATGCTGTAGTGGGTGGATTTTTTTGTGTGTGGGGACCTGTGGGCCTCTTTTTTTTTCAAAAAAATCCTGTTAATAGATTACCACATTGGTAGTTCATCAACAGGAAAAAGTATAGAGCCGGCTTTTTTGCTGTCGTTGATTGGCAGCGAGAAGGTTGTCAATGCTTTTAAGTAACGCTGAAATCTTTTTTTGTTCAAAAAATTCAGGATACATTTCGGCAAAATTTTCTACATCTTTTTTCGATAAATTAGTTTGTGATACTCCATCATCAAACTTTAAAAAATAAGGGCTTCTGTTCATTAATGAACTTAGAAAAAATGAACTTATATTATTTTTGGGAGTGATACCAGCAATTCTCTGATTCAGAGAATATTTGTTGTTTTTTGAAATCAAAAAAGTTCGCGCTAAAGCTCTGCCATTTGGCACGTCACTCAGAACAAACGCAATATCGCCTTTTACCAAAGGTTCCATTTGTATATTGGTAAATTTTTTTACTAGTCCGTTTGTTGATACAAATTTTGAATTTACGACGATGTATTTTCCATTGCTAGAAATACTTTTTTCATGTCCTTTTCCATTCCTATATTCAGCTACTTTATCTAATTTACGCTGTTCCCAAGCGTTAGCGCAATTTTAGCATTAAAAAAGCACTTTAAAAGTTGGGTACGCTTGGGAACCGCGTAAGCTAGGAAATGTTGCAATTATAAAGGGTCGGTTGGGATGGAAGAGTTTAAAACAAGACGAATATACAACCAATAAAGAAGATCCTGCAATGATTGCTGGCAGACATATAAATTTTGGACAAATAAATTGGAATGCTGTTGACCATATCCCAATGTGGAGATATAAAGAGTCGTTAGAAATAGCGCTGCAAGATGGAGATGTAATTTTTTCAAAAGACGGTTCATTAGGTAATCCGGCTCTGATTAAAGCACTGGATGGTAAGGCTACTATAAACTCAACGATGATGCTGGTTAGAACGAATAATACGATATATTCAGACTTTTTTTATCAATTAATGAAAGGCAAACAATTTAAAAAGCTTGTTTACCTTAAAGTGTCAGGTAGTTCAATACCTCATTTATTTCAAGATGATATGAAAAAATTCGTCTTTTCAACACCAGATATAAGAGAGCAAAAACGAATAGGACTTTTTCTAGGTAAGCTAGATAACCTTATAGCTGCCAATCAACGACAGCCAAAACATGTGGTATTTATATGGATTTTAGATAGCTCGTAGGCTATTAGACAGTTCTTATAATCATTTATCTAAAGAAGACAAAAGCAGGTAAATATTAGAATGATTTTCAAAAGGTAATTACAAAGATTTCAAAAAAATTCAGAGTTGAAATAGAAACTATAGTAAAATTAAATAATTGCACAGAAAACGAAGGAGAAGCCATGAAATTCAAACAAGCGTCTCGAAAAGAACAAGAAGAAATATTATTTCCGATTATTTTAAAAGCTTTAAAAAAATTAGGTGGGCAGTCCAATATTGGTGATTTGAAGAAAGAAATTGCATTATATTCAGATGATTTAGGGAAATTTGCAGCCTTTGAAAAAATGAGTCGGGGAAACCGTTTATACCGTCCATTTGATTATATATTCAACTTTGCGGTGGCAAGTTTGGGGTTTGCTGATTTTTTATATCATCCTGAAAGAGGAGTTATAGAATTAACGGAAAAAGGACGTACATTTAATTTTGATGAACTGGATGTTGAGCGAGACATAAGAAACCTATCAGACCCTAAGTGGGAAGAACGGAAACAGCCAAAAGATAGCAATATAAAAGCTTCAGAGAATGATGCTGAGAGTGAAGATGTTGGAATCGAAGAAGAACCGGAAGCGGATTGGAAAAGTGATTTGGCTCAATCTCTTAATGCATTCACACCTGTAAAATTTGAGTTATTTGCACGATTGTTGGTTAAAAAAATGGGTGTTGAATTAGATGAGACGCTTGGAACTAAACTAACAGGTGATGGCGGTATTGATGGATTTGGATACCTAACAACCGATGATTTTAGAACTGCGTGAGTGGCTATACAGGCTAAAAGATGGAGCGGTAGTGTTTCTTCTCCAGAAATAGATAAATTTCGTGGTGCCATGGATAAGTATAATGCCGAATATGGTATTTTCATCACGACTTCTGATTTCACAAAAGATGCGATCCGAGCTTCACGGGTGGGAACGCGTGTTATTACATTGATTAATGGAGATAAGATAGCTAAGTTAGTATCTGACCTGAAGATCCATGCAACACCTGTCACGACATATGTATTGGATGATTTTTATTCTAGTGATAAATAAAAATCACATTCTGAATCGTCAGAATGTGATTAATCATAGTTTAGCTTAAGAACAGTGTTTTTGTTCTTAGGCTATTTTTATTCAAATAGACTGTTCAAATATAAGTTGCACAAAGATTTTGGACTACAGCATGCCGCGTTCCTTCAGCATTTCATTATAAAAGTATTCCATATCATCGAGCCTGATCCGTTCTTCTGGATTCATGGTTTTACAAACTTGAAATAGAATTCGCATCAAAATTTCACGACAATTTTGGTATTCCGTTTCTGGTAACTCGGCGGTTTTAGGGATGCGTGTAAAAAGATAGCTGTTAGCTTGAGGTGCCACAAATTCGGTTGTAAATTGGTTGCCAAGGAATTTAGCTAAACTCACCTGGAAGTCATAGTATTTGCGGACAGTCGTCAGTTTTCGTTCTAAATGTTTTAAATCAATTCTGACGTTTAAACGGAGGCCTTCGTCAAATAATAAATAGAGTCGTTTAGCATCATCCACATCTTGATAAGCGTCCTTCAAGTGATGGACCGCGATCCAATTGGTCGAGGCATAAGTTGCACCGCTAGTTGGCACGAATTGAACGTTGCCCAATACATAAGGCCAGCAGCGTTTAACTTCAAGTTGGCGTCCCATTTCTTGCATTAACATAAAGTTGGCTTCTTTAGAGCGAGCAAAACTATTTATCAACTGTTTGGTTGATTTCTTCGTTTTGTGAAGACCGCGATGAGCATCAAAAACGATGCTGTTATAGTCGGTATCCCAGTGTGAGGTGTCATGAATGTAATAAGTCGTCGTTTCACAAATCTCTGTTCGATCAATTGTTTGCGCATTATCCGCGATTTCTTGAAACCGACTGATCGTTCTTCTTTCAACAACCTCGTGCAACTCATTTAACTTCTCCAAGTGTACTGTATCCATCTAAATAACTCCCCCGTATATTCAATAACTGATTTTTTGATACTTTTAAGAGTGTACCAGAAATTAAATTTTTGTATACCCTGATAAGTTGCATGTAAAGCGGGTAATTTACCCATTTTAAATGGGAATTTAGGACCTTTTATGAGTAAGTAGCATATATTCAAACGCACCTTTACGTGTAAAACAATTTCTTAAGATTTTTATTTGGTAAAAAGCTCCTTTAAAAGGTATAAAATTGAACTATAAAAAAGTTGATATTTTTTAATTTTATTTGTGAATTTTGCGTATCTGATTTATTTTTAATGAATATTAAAGTGAAATACAGTATTATGGGCTCCTTTTGATACTATTTAAAAAAATAGATTTTTTGCGATATACTACATATATGCAGATAAGTATTCGGAGGAGAAAATATGACTCAAAAAAGAGTTTCAATACGAGATATTGCTGAACTAAGTGGGGTATCTGTTGCAACTGTATCTCGTGTGATTAATCATAATGGACGTTTTTCTGAAACCACACGGCAAAAAGTGATGGCTGTTATTCGTGAGCAAGGATATGAAACCAATTCAATGGCCAAAGCACTTCGAATGAATAAGTCAAATACAATTGGCATTGTTGTACCTGATTTGAACAATAGTTTTTTTGCAGATTTAGTAGAAAAGATTGAACAACAGCTTTTTGAAACCGGATATTCCACAATTATCTGTGATACTGCTAGAGATCCACATAAAGAAGCAGGGTACCTTAAAATGTTGGAAGCTAAATTAGTGGATGGTTTAATTGTCATATCGGGGTTAAAAGAATTTAATAGTCAACAACTTTCTCGTCATATCCCGATTGTTTGTATAGACAGAAAACCCAATACTAATAATATTAAATATATTGGTTCTGATCATTATAAGGGTGCACAACTTGCAACTGAAAAACTGATTAGTGCAGAAACAAATCCATTCTTACTGGCGGGCTCTCGAGATTCACCGTCTTTAAATGATCGAATCAAAGGTTATCAGGATACTTTATCTAAAAATGACTTGCACATTGATAATAATTCAATTATTCGTTTGACGGTGGAAGAGGAACGAACGCCAGATACCAGACGTAAAGCACTTCGTGAAATGCTAAGAAAGTTAATGATAAAAAATCAACCATCGCTTGGAATATTCGCGATTAGTGACACACTAGCGGCCGATGTCCTAATTGCTGCACATAGCATGTTTATAAGTGTTCCTAGCGATTTGAAAGTAGTTGGTTTTGATGATGCCCCAATTGCACGTTATTGTTATCCTGAATTAACGACTATTCGGCAGAATACAGATGAAATTGCTATTCAAGCTACTTCGTATTTAGTAGATGCTATTCAGGGGAAAAAGGAACAAAATATTTTAATTAATAAATTGGTAGATGTGTCATTAGTGGATCGATCAACAGTTTAATAAAGTCACCAAAAAAGGATTAGCACGAAGTAAAGTGTTAATCCTTTTTTTGGTGTTTATACGTAATTAGTTGCTCAATAGAATATTTCTATTAGAGATAATTCAGCGGATTTGATGAGTAAACGTTTGTCCAAAACGTTTGAACATCTGACTTTAAAATTGATTAATATACAGAAATTAATTTAAAAAAAGACCACAATTTGCTAAGAATTTTATGTAATATCATTTATTCCAACATTGACAAATAAAAAGTAAACGCTTAACATCTATTTTAGAGTAAACGTTTTCCCAGGCATTATAAGAAAAGGTGGTTGATTATGTCAATTTTAATTTGTCCTTCAATGATGTGCGCTAATTTTTCAAATATCAAAGATGAAGTTAATGAACTTGATCATGCGGGGGTTGATATTTTCCATATGGATGTGATGGACGGTCATTATGTTCCTAATGTTGCCTTAGGCGTTGAAGATTATAAGGCAATTCGGAAAAACACGGATACAATGATGGATATCCATCTTATGGTTTCAAATCCAGATCAATATGTGAACATTTTTTCGGATTTAAATCCGGATATTATTTATGTGCACCCAGATACAACATCTATGATTACGAGAACAATTGAAGAAATTCGTAAAAGGGGAATTCATCCAGGAATTGCAATTAATCCAGCAATTTCAGTTCCTCAGATACAAGAACTTCTATCTTTAGTTGACTATGTGCTAGTAATGACTGTGAACCCGGGCTTTGCTGGACAACCATTCTTAGATTATGTAATTCCTAAAATTGAAACATTAGCTAGTTTAAAAAATGGAAAAAATTTTAAATTATTAGTGGATGGAGCTATTTCGCCAGAAAGAATCAGCCAATTAGCTAAAATTGGTGTAGATGGTTTTATTTTGGGTACGTCTGCATTATTTGGAAAAAATAAGGCTTATGGTGAAATAATCCCCAGTTTAAGAGAATTAGGCAATAATTAAGAAATTTTTGAATTTTATTTTGGAAAACTATTGTCAAATTTGTATATATTTGAATAGCTCTTTTAGATTTAATCATGTTTAGGCAAAAGTATAACGTGGTAAATTTCTAAAAGAGCTTTCTTGTGAAAATAAATGAATATATTTGAATATAAATGGTTGCAAATGACAATAAATGGTGCTAAGCTGAATTTATCAAATAAATGGGAGGGCTTACAAATGAAGCTTGCAACTAGAATTAATTCATTTTTACCAGTTAACGACAACGATTTAAGAAAGGTTTTTAAGAAATTTAAGTCACTTGGCTTAAATTATGTCGACTTAAATTATCCTGAACATGTAAAAGATTATTCTTCAGCAGAAATGAAAGCGCTTCTTGAAGAAAACGATCTTAAATTAAATGGCGTGGCTTTACGATTCAAGGAAGATTACATAAGCGGAGAAATTGGAAATCCTGATCAAGCTATTGCAGCAAAAGGTCTGCAACTTTGCAAAGATGCGGCAGATTACTGTAGAGCTGTTGGCGGTCATGTAGTTACTGTTTGGTTGGCACATGATGGTTTTGACTATAATTTTCAGATTGACTATACAAATGTTTGGGCGCAACTAGTTAAAGCATTTCAGACTATGGCTGATTATGCACCAGATTTGCGCTTTAGTATCGAGTACAAACCGTTTCAACCAAGAGCATATGCGTTTATTGACAGCATGGGTGTTACAGGAATGATGCTAAGTGAAATCAATCGAAAAAATGTTGGTGTTACTTTAGATTACTGTCACATGTTGATGAAACACGAAAATCCAGCAATGGCTGCTGATATATTTGGTGGTCGTAAACAGCTGTTTGGAATTCATCTGAATGATGGTTATGGCATGAATGATGATGGTCTGATGATCGGAACGGCAAGTCCTTTTAAAACACTTGAATTTTTGTACTATCTGAAGAAACATTCTTATGCCGGTATGATTTACTTTGATACTTTCCCAGTTATCGAAGGAGCTACTGAGGAATGTGAGCAAAATATGGAAATGATTAAACATCTTGATGCGTTAATTGATAACGTTGGCCTTGAAGAAATTCAGAAAGTGATCGATCAAAACGATGCGATTGCAGCACACAAATTGTTGATGAAATTTTTAAGTAACCCTGCATAACAACATGAGGAGTGAATAAAATGAGTAAGGATTATAAACAGGCAGCCAAAGATATTTTGAAGGATATTGGCGGGGCAGAAAATGTTGGAAACATGACCCATTGTGCAA contains the following coding sequences:
- a CDS encoding restriction endonuclease subunit S: MSEQKQPKVRFSGFDDAWEQCTLKDVSARITRKNSNLESNLPLTISAQDGLVDQNTFFGKTIASKDTTGYFLLKKGEFAYNKSYSKGYPFGAVKRLDKYDEGVLSTLYIVFAPRHISSTFLAVYYDSKSWYKEIYRNAAEGARNHGLLNISSSDFFDSKLTIPSDKNEQRFIGRFIKTIDKLIAANQRQLEELKTIKKLAMQKIFDQEWRFNGFTDAWEQRKLGQIANIVMGQSPSSINYTDNPNDAILVQGNADMKNGLVNPRVWTTQITKQANSGSIILSVRAPVGEVGKTEYDVVLGRGVAAISGGEFLFQYLKKMNIKGYWSKYSTGSTFESINSNDIINANISVPSKNEQQLVGKFFFKLDNLIAANQSKSEQLKKLKKWFMQNMFM
- a CDS encoding ISL3 family transposase, whose translation is MNPIDNNIKFSLSIKDPNVIFFSYKHQFIKSKPAKVYVANVKATYTRCPQCGFENFSHNGHYVSRVSYPSANASEPVYLELHKERLICKNCGNSVMATTDLVNKYCNISKATRQKIFMHLQDDRTQTSIALDNSVSPSTVCRYLDNYDDLFRRNYHSLPEHLSMDEFRGVGGDFHFLCINGDGDHEIQQILPDRFKQTIIDYFNKFDSTARKQVKTVSLDLNSYYQDIARLVFPNAKIIVDRFHIVAMMTRSFNQSRVQIMKEYKKQSKEYRMLKFSWKLYLKHFDELEIKKTFFDRHLRKQVTQLERVQLGLDVDERLLNTYNAMQGIMICLKNHDKDGLVQYLYNNDKLSSQMKDVLTTFKKNLEIVLNASESKYSNGPIEGINRMIKQIQRTAFGFRNYHHLVSRVKLQQMRTKPNKKTLLEVA
- a CDS encoding LacI family DNA-binding transcriptional regulator; translated protein: MTQKRVSIRDIAELSGVSVATVSRVINHNGRFSETTRQKVMAVIREQGYETNSMAKALRMNKSNTIGIVVPDLNNSFFADLVEKIEQQLFETGYSTIICDTARDPHKEAGYLKMLEAKLVDGLIVISGLKEFNSQQLSRHIPIVCIDRKPNTNNIKYIGSDHYKGAQLATEKLISAETNPFLLAGSRDSPSLNDRIKGYQDTLSKNDLHIDNNSIIRLTVEEERTPDTRRKALREMLRKLMIKNQPSLGIFAISDTLAADVLIAAHSMFISVPSDLKVVGFDDAPIARYCYPELTTIRQNTDEIAIQATSYLVDAIQGKKEQNILINKLVDVSLVDRSTV
- a CDS encoding restriction endonuclease; the encoded protein is MAIQAKRWSGSVSSPEIDKFRGAMDKYNAEYGIFITTSDFTKDAIRASRVGTRVITLINGDKIAKLVSDLKIHATPVTTYVLDDFYSSDK
- the rpe gene encoding ribulose-phosphate 3-epimerase, producing the protein MSILICPSMMCANFSNIKDEVNELDHAGVDIFHMDVMDGHYVPNVALGVEDYKAIRKNTDTMMDIHLMVSNPDQYVNIFSDLNPDIIYVHPDTTSMITRTIEEIRKRGIHPGIAINPAISVPQIQELLSLVDYVLVMTVNPGFAGQPFLDYVIPKIETLASLKNGKNFKLLVDGAISPERISQLAKIGVDGFILGTSALFGKNKAYGEIIPSLRELGNN
- a CDS encoding site-specific integrase; translated protein: MTQELKLHKYFDQWMKLYKLDAVRPVTYRKYEMTHRQLVGLVPDLKMSELSRLTYQQLLNDYAETHERQTVMDFHRHIKSALIDALEEGLLDRDPTRKAIIKGTPHRKHKVKFLSQHEVQDLLNGLVLDEGVNWDYFILLIAKTGLRFAEALAVTPKDFDFAHQYLNISKTWDYKSVESGFAPTKNKSSVRKVQLDWQTVIQFSQLTKNLPEDEPVFVRSKVYNDTVNHYLERLCKRANIPVISIHGLRHTHASLLLYAGVSIASVARRLGHSNMTTTQQTYLHIIQELENQDNDKVMKHLASLI
- a CDS encoding type I restriction-modification system subunit M; this translates as MKDSSQTLEQALWNAANVLRGKMDANEYKNYLLGLIFYRFLSDRTLNTVMAETEEDGDPLETYKRYWNDQHDDIVDVLYDSLGFIIKPDELFDSIVTRIQNHQFQVSDLKNALFNLEQSVKGHESEEDFDGLFSDIDLDSTRLGKNPSQVMNDTIMALKDIDFSEDRDVLGDAYEYLISEFAMSAGKKAGEFYTPRTVSEIISQIVTIGHKEGKDQIRSVYDPALGSGSLLLTVASQVTGDLHISYHGQELNTTTFNLARMNLMLHGVHYEDIYVRNGDTLDADWPTVEPYQFDAVVMNPPYSAHWDNNEKRLSDPRFRDFGALAPKSKADYAFLLHGLYHLKPTGTMGIVLPHGVLFRGAKEGKIRQQLIDKNMIDAVIGLPANIFFSTSIPTLIMILKKNKDSKDILFIDASNEFSKEKNQNVLTQNNIDKIVNTYKERKNVDKYAHVASLDEIRENEYNLNIPRYVDTFEEEPPVDVAKLSQEMRATDAEISQLTDDISGMLDDLVGQDTDAQQQLTKIKELFKQ